The nucleotide window CATCCGGCCCGTTGACGTGGCCATCGCGCCCGAGGACGTCAAGCAGTACCTGCCCGCCGAGCAGTACAAGCTGTACCGGCTCATCTGGCAGCGGTTCGTGGCCTCGCAGATGGCCGTGGCCACCTTCTGGGACACCACGGTCCTGGTCGCCGCGCCCGACACCATCTGGCGCGCCAAGGGCGAGCGCATGCTCTTCGCCGGTTTTCTGGCGGCCATGGACAAGGGCAGCAGCGACGACGACACCGAACTGCCCAAGCTCAAGGAAGGCGACGTCCTGGCGCTCAACGAGCTGAAAAAGGAACAGAAGTTCACCCAGCCGCCGCCGCGATACTCGGAAGCCTCCCTGGTCAAGACCCTGGAGGAACTGGGCATCGGACGGCCGTCCACCTATGCGGCCATCATCTCCACCCTGCTGGATCGCGAGTACGCCATCCAGGAGGAGAAGCGGTTCGTGCCCACGGAACTCGGCTTCACCGTTTCCGACCAGCTCTCCGAGCACTTCAAGGCGCTCATGGACGTCGGCTTCACTGCGGGCATGGAGTCCGACCTGGACGACGTGGCCGAGGGCAAGAAGAACTGGGAGGACCTGCTCAAGTCCTTTGGCGACGATTTTTATCCCACCCTGGAAAAGGCGCGCACCGGCATGGCCCGCACCCAGCAGGTCACGGACATCATGTGCGAGAACTGCGGCAAGCCCATGGCGGTCAAGTTCGGCAAGACCGGTGAATTCCTGGGCTGCACGGGTTTCCCGGCCTGCCGCACCATCAAGAATTTTTCCCGCGACGAGCAGGGAGAGATCCACGTCACCGAGCGCGAGAAGCCCGAGGATACCGGCGTCAACTGCGAAAAGTGCGGTCGCCCCATGGCCATCAAGCAGTCCCGGCGCGGCGAGTTCCTGGGCTGCACCGGCTACCCGGACTGCAAGTCCATCGTCAACTTCACCCGCGACGAGGACGGCAAGATCAAGGTCGTGGAATCCGAGAAACCCGAGGTGGTCGGCACCTGCCCCGATTGCGGCGGCGAGCTGCTGCTCAAGAAGGCCCGCACCGGCTCCCGGTTCATCGCCTGCTCCAACTACCCGGACTGCACCTATGCCGCCCCGTTCTCCACGGGCGTTCCCTGCCCGCGCGAAGGATGCGAAGGCGAGCTGGTGGAAAAGTCCTCGCGCCGGGGCAAGCTGTTCTATTCCTGCTCCACCTATCCCAAGTGCGACTACGCGGTCTGGAACTGGCCAATCAACGAGGCCTGCCCCGAGTGCAAGCATCCGGTCCTGACGCGCAAGACAACCAAGGACAAGGGCGAGCACATCGCCTGTCCTAAAAAGGGGTGCGGCTATACGCGCCCGGTAGACGAGGACGCGTAGGTCGCGGCTTGCGATAGCGGGCCATTTGCACACTTTTCGAGCACCCGGCTGTCCTCGCGTACAGGGAGTACGCTGCGGGAGCCGGCCACTCGAAAAATGCACATCTGACCCACTCTTGCAAGCCTGACGGCGTGGCGGGGTGTGCGCAGGGGCGGATGAGCTGGGGGGTGACCCGCTGTCGGATGCCCTTGGCATCCGAATCGCTCACGGTGTTGGTATTGAAGAGAAAGGGCGCGGCTGGTGGCTGCGCTTTTTTGTTGTGGTCGGCGGGTTTGGCCTTGGCGATGGGCCGGTCTTGCAAGCCTGACGGCGTGGCGGGGTGTGCGAGGGGCGGATGAGCTGGGGGGGGGTGACTCGCTGTTGGGTGCCCTTGGCACCCAAGTCGCTTACGGTAGTGAAATTTATAGAAAAAAGGGCGCAGC belongs to Pseudodesulfovibrio portus and includes:
- the topA gene encoding type I DNA topoisomerase; the protein is MPKDLIIVESPAKVKTISKFLGKDYVVDASVGHVRDLPTRELGVDEEHNFAPHYEVIQGKQDVVKRLQSAAKKAGTVYLAPDPDREGEAIAWHVAELLKKYNDNIRRIQFNEITARAVKEALENAQELNENLFDSQQARRILDRLVGYKISPILWKNVKRGISAGRVQSVALKILVEREKERRAFRPDEYWPFKVLLAGENPPPFWMDLHKLSGKAVKPGVNHVSTQTEAESLEKALTEGEFKVDSVQEKQRKRSPLPPYITSTLQQDANRRMGFSAKRTMSIAQRLYEGVELGARGTTALITYMRTDSVRIAKDAQDAAKELILDRFGADYYPSKTRNFKTKGGAQDAHEAIRPVDVAIAPEDVKQYLPAEQYKLYRLIWQRFVASQMAVATFWDTTVLVAAPDTIWRAKGERMLFAGFLAAMDKGSSDDDTELPKLKEGDVLALNELKKEQKFTQPPPRYSEASLVKTLEELGIGRPSTYAAIISTLLDREYAIQEEKRFVPTELGFTVSDQLSEHFKALMDVGFTAGMESDLDDVAEGKKNWEDLLKSFGDDFYPTLEKARTGMARTQQVTDIMCENCGKPMAVKFGKTGEFLGCTGFPACRTIKNFSRDEQGEIHVTEREKPEDTGVNCEKCGRPMAIKQSRRGEFLGCTGYPDCKSIVNFTRDEDGKIKVVESEKPEVVGTCPDCGGELLLKKARTGSRFIACSNYPDCTYAAPFSTGVPCPREGCEGELVEKSSRRGKLFYSCSTYPKCDYAVWNWPINEACPECKHPVLTRKTTKDKGEHIACPKKGCGYTRPVDEDA